A DNA window from Bacteroides cellulosilyticus contains the following coding sequences:
- a CDS encoding 5'-nucleotidase C-terminal domain-containing protein yields the protein MKRITLKFIPGVLLAAAFLLSSCTSVYKVTKSEGTMVAIDSTWDVNPDAEAVALLAPYKAKVDSIMYRVVGTAEMSMDKGAPESLLSNLVADVLRNAAAQVLGEPADMGLINMGGLRNVLTEGPITTENIYEILPFENSLCILTMKGVNLKELFNNIAVRHGEGVSGVQLLITKDGKLLQGTVGGRPIEDNQLYTIATIDYLADGNDGMTALPQAEKRECPDGATLRGLFMDYVERQTAAGKKITSRLEGRVTVKDE from the coding sequence ATGAAAAGAATAACTTTGAAATTCATTCCCGGTGTACTTTTGGCAGCTGCATTCCTGCTAAGTTCTTGTACTTCTGTATATAAGGTGACGAAGTCAGAGGGAACCATGGTGGCGATTGACTCTACTTGGGATGTGAACCCGGATGCTGAAGCGGTGGCACTGCTTGCTCCTTATAAGGCAAAAGTTGACAGTATCATGTATCGTGTGGTGGGTACTGCGGAAATGAGTATGGATAAAGGAGCTCCGGAGAGCTTGCTTTCCAATCTGGTAGCGGATGTACTGCGCAATGCTGCCGCACAAGTGCTGGGTGAGCCTGCCGACATGGGGCTGATAAATATGGGTGGTTTGCGTAATGTACTGACAGAAGGCCCTATCACTACCGAAAACATCTATGAGATATTACCTTTCGAAAATTCTCTTTGTATATTGACTATGAAGGGAGTCAATCTGAAAGAACTGTTTAATAATATCGCCGTGCGTCATGGCGAAGGCGTCAGTGGTGTGCAGCTTCTGATTACAAAAGACGGGAAATTGCTGCAAGGTACGGTTGGCGGGCGTCCGATAGAAGACAATCAACTCTATACGATTGCTACAATCGACTATCTGGCTGACGGAAACGACGGGATGACTGCCTTGCCCCAGGCTGAGAAACGGGAATGTCCGGACGGAGCTACTTTGCGCGGCCTGTTCATGGACTATGTGGAACGTCAAACTGCTGCCGGAAAGAAGATCACTTCCCGTCTGGAAGGTAGAGTAACTGTGAAAGATGAGTAA
- a CDS encoding GNAT family N-acetyltransferase yields the protein MEISVATDQEWHIIRYSAGDKERWDRFVRRSKNGTFLLLRDYMDYHADRFQDCSLLIFCNRKLTALFPGNLSGSCFHSHQGLTYGGMLLSPSITLQQVESVFHAALDYLHKECSVQSIVYRAIPHIYHRYPAEEDLYVLTRLGAALVARSISSVIPLDDRLPFRTLRRRQLKKALASSLTIAEDEDFASFWPILEENLHERYGVSPVHSLEEITRLHNNFPRQISLFRVCDEAETLGGCIVYETDEVAHVQYIAASPRGKKCGALDLLFHQLIYDRYAQKRYFDFGISTEHGGQMLNEGLLFQKEGFGARAIMYDVYELRL from the coding sequence ATGGAAATAAGTGTGGCAACCGACCAGGAATGGCATATAATCCGCTACTCGGCAGGAGATAAAGAGCGCTGGGACCGCTTCGTGCGCCGCTCTAAAAACGGTACGTTCCTCTTGCTGCGTGACTATATGGATTATCATGCCGACCGTTTCCAGGATTGTTCCCTGCTGATCTTCTGCAACCGGAAGTTAACAGCCCTGTTTCCCGGTAATCTTTCCGGCAGTTGTTTCCATTCCCATCAAGGACTGACGTATGGCGGAATGCTCCTTTCCCCTTCCATCACCCTGCAACAAGTAGAAAGTGTATTTCATGCCGCACTCGATTATCTGCATAAGGAATGCAGTGTGCAGTCGATAGTCTATCGTGCTATCCCACATATCTATCACCGCTATCCTGCAGAAGAAGACCTTTATGTCCTCACCCGGCTGGGTGCAGCCCTTGTGGCACGGAGCATCTCATCCGTCATTCCACTGGACGACCGCCTGCCTTTCCGTACTCTCCGCCGTCGCCAACTGAAAAAAGCCCTGGCATCTTCACTGACGATTGCAGAAGATGAAGACTTTGCTTCTTTCTGGCCGATACTGGAAGAAAACCTGCACGAACGATATGGGGTCTCTCCCGTACATTCGCTGGAGGAGATTACCCGTCTGCACAACAATTTCCCCCGCCAGATCTCCCTTTTCCGTGTATGCGATGAAGCCGAAACGTTGGGTGGATGCATTGTGTATGAGACTGACGAGGTAGCCCACGTGCAATACATCGCAGCTTCCCCACGCGGAAAGAAATGCGGTGCGCTCGACCTGCTTTTCCACCAATTAATATACGACCGTTATGCGCAGAAGCGATACTTCGACTTTGGCATATCTACCGAACACGGCGGACAAATGTTGAACGAGGGATTACTCTTCCAAAAAGAAGGTTTCGGTGCAAGAGCAATTATGTATGACGTTTACGAATTACGCTTATGA
- a CDS encoding DegT/DnrJ/EryC1/StrS family aminotransferase: MIKYLDLQKINASFEPELSDALLRVSHSGWYLHGEATARFEEEFAAYCGTSYCVGTGNGLDALTLIFLAYRELGVMDAGDEVIVPANTYIATLLSILRAGLKPMLCEPSFETCNIDAAYAETQITPRTRAILPVHLYGRLADMKEICELANRYELKVIEDAAQAHGAVWNKGLPGKGNQPLRAGNLGDAAAFSFYPAKNLGALGDGGAITTHDERLAATVRSIANYGSTEKYVHRYQGINSRLDELQAAVLSVKLPRLDQDNIRRREIAQIYKEGIDWQRLELQSTVHTNDINEANVFHIFPVFSPRRDEWQRYLNSHGICTQIHYPIPPHRQEALKKEYGMQQLPITERIHNEELSLPISPLLTNEDIERIIDCANTFI; the protein is encoded by the coding sequence ATGATAAAGTATTTAGACCTGCAAAAGATCAATGCCTCCTTCGAACCCGAACTGTCGGATGCTCTGTTGCGTGTTTCCCATTCCGGATGGTATCTGCACGGGGAAGCTACAGCCCGTTTTGAAGAGGAGTTCGCTGCTTATTGCGGTACTTCTTATTGTGTTGGCACTGGAAATGGTCTGGATGCTCTTACTTTGATATTTCTGGCTTACCGGGAACTGGGAGTGATGGATGCAGGCGATGAAGTTATTGTTCCTGCCAATACATACATTGCCACCCTGCTTTCCATTCTTCGTGCCGGTCTGAAACCAATGCTTTGTGAACCTTCTTTCGAAACATGCAATATAGATGCCGCCTATGCCGAGACACAGATTACTCCCCGTACGCGTGCCATACTGCCCGTCCACCTGTACGGGCGTTTAGCTGACATGAAAGAGATATGCGAGTTAGCCAACCGCTACGAACTGAAAGTCATAGAAGACGCTGCACAAGCACATGGAGCTGTCTGGAACAAAGGTTTACCGGGGAAAGGAAATCAGCCTCTGCGTGCCGGTAATCTGGGAGATGCCGCTGCTTTCAGCTTTTATCCTGCCAAGAATTTAGGGGCATTAGGGGATGGCGGCGCTATAACCACTCACGATGAAAGACTTGCCGCCACAGTGCGTTCCATAGCCAATTATGGCTCCACGGAGAAATATGTCCATCGATATCAAGGTATAAACAGCCGTCTGGACGAGTTGCAGGCGGCAGTCCTTTCCGTGAAGCTCCCCCGGTTGGATCAGGATAATATCCGTAGAAGGGAAATAGCGCAAATATATAAAGAAGGAATCGACTGGCAGCGTCTGGAATTACAGAGTACTGTCCATACGAATGACATCAATGAAGCCAATGTTTTTCATATCTTCCCCGTCTTTTCTCCCCGCAGGGATGAATGGCAACGTTATCTCAATAGTCACGGCATTTGTACTCAAATTCATTACCCCATCCCTCCCCATCGCCAGGAAGCGTTGAAAAAAGAATATGGAATGCAACAACTCCCCATTACGGAACGCATCCATAATGAGGAGTTAAGCCTCCCTATATCTCCATTACTGACGAATGAAGATATAGAGCGGATTATTGACTGTGCAAATACCTTTATTTAG
- a CDS encoding endo-1,4-beta-xylanase: MKKVKSTLSVGKRIILLSLCMTMFSVAGFSQGAKGKKVKGAPVFLQAVYQGNDQVYNENPLQAGEFYNPILQGCYPDPSITRKGDDYFLVCSSFAMFPGVPIFHSKDLVNWTQIGHVLDRTSQLKVHDTGISAGVYAPAIKYNPNNDTFYMITTQFAGGFGNIIVKSKDPFKGWSDPIKLNFDGIDPSIFFDDNGKAYVVHNDGPKRGEELYNGHRVIKIWEYDVENDQVIPGSDQVIVNGGVDLSKKPIWIEAPHIYKKNGRYYLMCAEGGTGDWHSEVIFVSDSPKGPFIPAPNNPILSQRYLNQKRKNMVDWAGHADLVEGPDGKYYGVFLAIRPNEKGRVNIGRETFILPVDWSGEFPVFENGLIPMEPKLKTPKGVENKTGEDGYFPNGNFTFTENFTSPQLDYRWIGLRGPREEFISVLKDGGLQITPFPVNIKEVKPTSTLFYRQQHNNFSFTTTLKYVPKTEKDLAGITCVQSEKFNYVFGLTKKDKDFYMVLERTARGKSGLVASAKVDVKNPIQLRVKGEGDGYGFYYSTDGTDFVQLGNTVPGDILSTNVAGGFTGCLIGLYATSANDIVVNNLKDAYADYFTVGCAINMANLKSPQQMALITSNFNSITAENDMKPQPTEPVEGQWNWENADKIANFARTNKIGLRGHCLVWHAQTPDWMFHDEKGNLVSKEVLFERMRKHIHTIVNRYKDVVYAWDVVNEAMTDDPKAEVPYRQSLYYKIAGDEFIKKAFEYAHEADPKALLFYNDYNETNPAKRDRIYNMVKSMKAEGIPISGIGMQGHYNTLSPTEDEFRKAIELYSQVVDNIHITELDVRINTREQGGQLSVNQDNRTLELTPEADAAQVAQYDMLFRVLREYKNVVSNVTFWNVYDGDSWLDRRRGNRQRNYPLLFDENLLPKSSYYKVLNF, translated from the coding sequence ATGAAAAAGGTGAAATCGACGCTTTCCGTGGGTAAGCGCATCATTTTGTTGTCACTTTGTATGACAATGTTTTCAGTGGCAGGTTTTAGCCAAGGGGCTAAAGGTAAAAAGGTGAAGGGTGCTCCGGTATTCTTGCAAGCGGTTTATCAGGGGAATGATCAGGTGTATAACGAGAATCCGTTGCAGGCCGGTGAGTTTTATAATCCTATTTTGCAAGGTTGTTACCCCGATCCGTCCATAACCCGCAAAGGGGATGACTACTTCCTGGTGTGTTCATCGTTCGCCATGTTTCCCGGTGTGCCTATCTTCCATTCAAAGGATTTGGTGAACTGGACGCAGATAGGTCATGTGCTGGACCGTACCTCACAGCTGAAAGTACATGATACGGGTATCAGTGCCGGTGTGTATGCTCCGGCCATCAAGTATAATCCCAATAATGATACTTTCTATATGATCACCACCCAGTTTGCGGGGGGATTCGGGAACATCATTGTAAAGTCGAAAGATCCTTTCAAAGGATGGAGTGATCCTATCAAGTTGAATTTTGACGGTATTGACCCTTCTATCTTTTTTGATGATAACGGCAAGGCGTATGTGGTTCATAACGATGGACCGAAGCGTGGTGAAGAACTCTATAACGGACATCGTGTAATTAAAATCTGGGAGTATGATGTGGAAAACGATCAGGTGATTCCCGGTTCGGATCAGGTAATTGTGAATGGTGGTGTGGATTTGTCCAAGAAACCTATCTGGATTGAAGCTCCGCATATCTATAAGAAGAACGGACGCTACTATCTGATGTGTGCCGAAGGTGGTACCGGAGATTGGCATAGTGAAGTAATCTTTGTGAGTGACAGCCCGAAAGGTCCCTTTATTCCGGCTCCCAATAATCCTATCCTGAGCCAGAGATACTTGAATCAGAAGCGGAAGAATATGGTGGACTGGGCCGGACATGCCGATTTAGTGGAAGGTCCTGACGGCAAATATTACGGTGTATTCCTGGCTATCCGCCCGAATGAGAAGGGCAGAGTGAACATTGGCCGTGAAACGTTTATCCTGCCGGTTGACTGGTCGGGAGAATTCCCTGTCTTTGAAAACGGATTGATCCCGATGGAGCCGAAGCTGAAAACACCTAAAGGAGTGGAGAATAAAACCGGAGAAGACGGTTACTTCCCCAATGGTAATTTTACGTTCACTGAAAACTTCACATCTCCGCAACTGGATTACCGCTGGATTGGTTTGAGAGGTCCTCGTGAAGAGTTCATCTCAGTATTGAAAGACGGAGGATTGCAGATTACTCCTTTCCCGGTGAACATAAAAGAGGTGAAGCCTACTTCAACACTCTTCTACAGACAGCAGCATAATAACTTTTCGTTTACTACCACATTGAAGTATGTTCCGAAGACAGAGAAAGATCTGGCAGGCATCACTTGCGTGCAGAGTGAAAAATTCAATTATGTCTTTGGCTTGACAAAGAAGGACAAAGATTTCTACATGGTGCTGGAAAGAACGGCAAGAGGTAAATCCGGACTTGTTGCAAGTGCGAAAGTAGATGTGAAGAATCCCATTCAACTGCGAGTAAAGGGTGAGGGAGATGGCTATGGCTTTTATTATTCAACGGATGGAACTGACTTCGTACAGTTGGGAAATACCGTGCCCGGTGATATTCTTTCAACGAACGTGGCAGGTGGTTTTACCGGCTGTCTGATAGGTTTGTATGCTACTTCTGCGAATGATATTGTGGTGAACAACCTGAAAGATGCGTATGCTGATTATTTCACTGTGGGCTGTGCGATAAATATGGCAAATCTGAAATCACCTCAACAGATGGCACTGATTACTTCCAACTTTAACAGTATCACTGCAGAGAACGATATGAAACCTCAGCCTACGGAGCCAGTGGAGGGACAGTGGAACTGGGAGAACGCTGATAAGATAGCCAACTTTGCCCGTACCAATAAAATAGGGCTTCGCGGTCATTGCCTTGTCTGGCATGCCCAGACTCCGGACTGGATGTTCCATGATGAAAAGGGAAATTTGGTTTCCAAGGAGGTACTGTTTGAGAGAATGAGAAAGCATATCCATACGATTGTAAATAGATATAAGGATGTCGTCTATGCCTGGGACGTAGTGAACGAAGCGATGACGGATGATCCGAAAGCGGAAGTGCCTTATCGTCAGTCTCTTTATTATAAGATTGCAGGGGACGAGTTTATAAAGAAGGCTTTTGAATATGCTCATGAGGCAGATCCCAAAGCATTGCTCTTCTACAATGATTATAATGAGACAAACCCGGCGAAGCGTGACCGCATTTATAATATGGTTAAAAGCATGAAGGCTGAGGGAATACCCATCTCCGGTATCGGAATGCAGGGACATTATAATACCCTTTCTCCTACGGAGGATGAGTTTAGGAAGGCTATCGAGCTTTATTCGCAGGTGGTTGATAATATCCATATCACTGAACTGGACGTTCGTATAAATACGAGAGAGCAGGGAGGACAGTTGAGTGTGAACCAGGATAACAGGACGTTGGAATTGACTCCTGAAGCGGATGCGGCACAGGTAGCCCAGTATGATATGCTGTTCCGGGTGCTGCGCGAATACAAGAATGTGGTTAGCAATGTTACTTTCTGGAATGTATATGATGGTGATTCATGGTTGGATCGCCGCCGTGGTAACCGTCAGCGTAACTATCCGCTTCTGTTTGACGAAAACTTACTGCCGAAATCGTCGTATTATAAAGTGTTGAATTTCTAA
- a CDS encoding glycoside hydrolase 43 family protein: MRKHFCLFLLASIFYSYATLAQNTSAKNPVVHADVPDMSMIRVGDTYYMSSTTMHMAPGVPIMKSKDLVNWELVSYCYDILADVNALNLNNGKNAYGSGTWASCIRYHNNMFYVSTFSSTTGKTYIYTTKDIEKGPWKAISFNPSYHDHSVFFDDDGRIYIIWGGGKLHIAELKPDLSGIKEGTERIFIENASAPSGDNVGLPAEGSQLFKVNGKYYLFNITWPKGGMRTVVIHRADNINGPWEGRVALQDKGVAQGGLIDTPDGRWFAYLFRDNGSVGRIPYLVPVKWEDGWPVLGINGKVPETLDLPASKGLIPGIVASDEFTRKKKDAALPLVWQWNHNPDNSLWSVSERKGYLRLKTGRIDTDFLSARNTLTQRTIGPVCSGTTSMDVSDMKEGDFAGLALLQKKYGLVGVKYENGVKKIVMVSAQTDKPEEVESLPLNQNTVFLKAECDFTDKKDIADFYYSLDGKKWTKIGSQLKMAYTLPHFMGYRFGLFNYATKAPGGYVDFDYFRISDSK; encoded by the coding sequence ATGCGAAAACATTTTTGTCTTTTTCTGCTGGCATCTATTTTCTACAGTTATGCGACTCTTGCGCAAAACACTTCTGCCAAAAATCCGGTGGTTCATGCCGATGTACCCGATATGTCAATGATCCGGGTGGGAGATACTTATTACATGAGTAGTACTACCATGCACATGGCTCCGGGAGTGCCCATTATGAAATCTAAAGATCTTGTGAACTGGGAGTTGGTGAGTTATTGTTACGATATACTGGCCGATGTGAATGCACTGAACCTAAATAATGGTAAGAATGCTTATGGCAGTGGTACGTGGGCAAGCTGCATTCGTTATCATAATAATATGTTTTATGTGTCGACGTTCTCCAGTACTACCGGGAAGACCTATATATATACTACGAAAGATATAGAGAAAGGTCCTTGGAAAGCAATATCCTTTAATCCTTCCTATCATGATCATTCTGTTTTCTTTGACGATGATGGTCGTATTTATATCATCTGGGGAGGTGGCAAATTGCATATAGCGGAACTGAAACCCGATTTATCCGGGATCAAAGAGGGTACCGAACGTATCTTTATAGAGAATGCCAGTGCTCCGTCAGGAGATAATGTCGGATTACCTGCCGAGGGTTCACAGTTATTTAAAGTAAATGGGAAGTATTATTTGTTTAATATTACTTGGCCGAAAGGAGGAATGCGTACAGTGGTTATTCACCGCGCTGATAATATAAATGGTCCTTGGGAAGGTAGAGTGGCTTTGCAGGATAAAGGTGTTGCCCAAGGCGGCTTGATAGATACGCCTGATGGCAGATGGTTTGCTTATCTTTTCCGTGATAATGGTTCTGTAGGCCGTATCCCTTACCTTGTTCCGGTGAAATGGGAAGATGGATGGCCGGTTCTCGGAATAAATGGAAAGGTTCCGGAAACATTAGATCTGCCGGCAAGTAAAGGACTGATACCGGGTATTGTTGCCTCGGATGAGTTTACACGCAAGAAGAAGGATGCGGCTTTGCCGCTGGTTTGGCAGTGGAATCACAACCCGGATAATTCTCTCTGGTCAGTTAGTGAACGGAAGGGATATCTGCGACTCAAAACCGGACGGATAGATACTGATTTCCTGTCTGCAAGAAACACGTTGACACAGCGGACGATTGGTCCGGTATGTTCAGGAACTACTTCTATGGATGTGTCTGATATGAAAGAAGGTGATTTTGCAGGGCTTGCACTTCTCCAGAAGAAATATGGATTAGTAGGTGTAAAATATGAAAACGGGGTAAAGAAGATTGTAATGGTAAGTGCGCAGACTGACAAACCGGAAGAGGTGGAAAGTCTGCCACTGAACCAGAATACAGTATTCCTGAAAGCCGAATGTGACTTCACCGATAAGAAAGATATAGCGGACTTCTACTATAGCCTGGATGGCAAGAAGTGGACAAAAATAGGAAGCCAGCTCAAGATGGCTTATACTCTCCCGCATTTTATGGGATACCGTTTCGGACTATTCAATTATGCTACCAAGGCTCCCGGAGGGTATGTGGACTTTGATTATTTCCGTATAAGTGACAGTAAATGA
- a CDS encoding DUF86 domain-containing protein, translating to MYKEARIYSLLERVEDAILLVREQTEHIVAPDDFLNSSSGMFLLGGVCMQLIFIGESIKVLDAKNAGYLVHYPEIPWREIMGLRDVIAHEYHRIDAEEIFSVIKNDFPVLLETVQRMKKEI from the coding sequence ATGTATAAGGAGGCACGTATTTACTCTCTGCTGGAAAGAGTGGAGGATGCTATTCTTCTGGTAAGAGAACAGACAGAGCATATCGTTGCGCCCGATGATTTTTTGAACTCTTCTTCGGGTATGTTTTTGTTGGGGGGAGTTTGTATGCAACTCATTTTTATTGGTGAAAGTATTAAAGTGCTTGATGCAAAGAATGCCGGATACTTGGTGCATTATCCTGAAATCCCTTGGCGTGAGATTATGGGTTTACGCGATGTTATAGCACATGAATACCATCGTATTGATGCAGAGGAAATATTTAGTGTGATAAAAAATGATTTTCCGGTATTGCTTGAAACTGTTCAAAGGATGAAAAAAGAAATTTGA
- a CDS encoding nucleotidyltransferase family protein, with protein sequence MKSKTEYQKILCHYFEEVASQQGVTRMALFGSVARGEQNEDSDVDVAYEGTPNLFLRVRMKMDLEKLFGCKVDLIRLRKQFSGTLFGEELDRDLIYV encoded by the coding sequence ATGAAATCTAAGACGGAATATCAGAAAATACTTTGCCATTATTTTGAAGAAGTGGCTAGCCAGCAAGGAGTCACAAGAATGGCTTTGTTTGGGTCTGTGGCTCGTGGTGAGCAAAATGAAGATAGTGATGTGGATGTGGCTTATGAAGGGACGCCCAATCTCTTTTTGCGTGTTCGTATGAAAATGGATTTAGAAAAACTCTTTGGATGTAAGGTGGACTTGATACGTCTGCGTAAACAATTCTCGGGTACTCTGTTTGGTGAAGAACTTGATAGAGATTTGATTTATGTATAA
- a CDS encoding smalltalk protein, giving the protein MKKTNWKVILKVIIAVATAIAGVIGGQAMTF; this is encoded by the coding sequence ATGAAGAAAACGAATTGGAAGGTGATTTTAAAAGTGATTATTGCTGTTGCCACCGCCATTGCAGGCGTGATTGGAGGGCAAGCAATGACTTTCTAA
- a CDS encoding HU family DNA-binding protein: MSVIFRTVERPSDPRVENSPKKYFPQLITLGQTVDLAFIAQKMQDRSSLSIGDIKSTMQNFVEKLKEQLLEGKTVNIAGLGVFLLAAKSKGEDKAEEVTAKSVESVRIFFQANKELKITKAATRAGEKLDLVSLDDYLKGLANVPTGGGSDSGSGGNSGGGGLDENPLG; encoded by the coding sequence ATGAGCGTAATTTTTAGAACGGTGGAGAGACCGTCCGACCCTCGGGTTGAGAATTCTCCCAAAAAGTATTTTCCGCAGTTAATAACTTTAGGACAGACTGTAGATTTGGCATTTATTGCTCAGAAGATGCAGGATCGTTCTTCACTCTCTATTGGTGATATCAAGAGTACCATGCAGAACTTTGTGGAGAAGTTGAAAGAGCAACTGTTGGAAGGTAAGACAGTGAATATTGCCGGGTTGGGTGTGTTTTTGCTGGCTGCTAAGTCGAAAGGAGAGGATAAAGCCGAGGAGGTAACAGCTAAAAGCGTGGAAAGCGTTCGCATATTCTTTCAGGCTAACAAAGAGTTGAAGATAACCAAGGCTGCTACGCGTGCCGGTGAGAAACTGGATTTGGTCAGTTTGGATGATTACCTGAAAGGACTGGCGAATGTTCCTACGGGAGGCGGATCAGACAGTGGTTCGGGTGGTAACTCAGGTGGCGGAGGACTGGATGAGAATCCACTCGGATAA
- a CDS encoding undecaprenyl-phosphate glucose phosphotransferase, with the protein MKPLTSDRAESIRDVAILGDFLLLNFSMLAVYFLLKMVNVPAVAFPFKTYLVVSNLCYVPCISIFKVILHYRIVRPEQIVGRLLGTVALHIVVFLTALALIKVGNFSRIYLLSFYLLFLPLLVGWRLTLRHIVKLVRKHGKNVRTVVLVGGGDNMTELYQVLSDVTYGYRVKKVFFAKDGVEGDTLSESFCRAEMQRLKEWLSENEVQELYCGLSAVYKDDILSIIRYCENNLIRFYSVPSLRNYVKRQLQLTLLGDVPVLSIRCEPLQKPMNRWMKRCFDLLCSSLFLITVFPILYIVVGTIIKITSPGPIFFKQDRNGENGEIFQCYKFRSMKVNKDSDKIQATKNDPRKTKFGNFLRKSNLDEMPQFINVFKGEMSLVGPRPHMLKHTEEYSQLVDKYMMRHLVKPGITGWAQVTGFRGETKKVSQMEGRVKRDLWYIENWTFLLDLRIMVMTVVNMFRGEKNAY; encoded by the coding sequence ATGAAACCGCTGACTTCTGATCGGGCAGAATCCATCCGTGACGTTGCCATACTTGGTGACTTTCTGCTGTTAAACTTCTCGATGCTGGCAGTATATTTTCTATTGAAAATGGTAAATGTGCCAGCTGTTGCCTTTCCGTTTAAAACTTATTTGGTAGTGTCAAATCTGTGTTATGTGCCTTGTATTTCAATTTTTAAAGTGATTTTGCATTATCGGATTGTTCGTCCTGAACAAATTGTAGGGCGTTTGCTAGGGACTGTGGCTTTGCATATCGTGGTGTTTTTAACAGCGCTGGCTTTAATAAAAGTTGGAAATTTTTCCCGTATTTATCTCTTGTCTTTTTATCTGTTGTTCCTGCCTTTACTCGTCGGCTGGAGATTGACTCTAAGGCATATAGTGAAACTTGTTCGCAAACATGGAAAAAATGTACGCACGGTTGTACTGGTAGGTGGAGGTGATAATATGACCGAGCTTTATCAGGTACTAAGTGATGTGACTTACGGATATAGAGTAAAGAAAGTCTTTTTTGCGAAGGATGGAGTAGAGGGAGATACATTGTCTGAATCTTTCTGTCGCGCAGAAATGCAAAGATTGAAGGAATGGCTTTCTGAGAATGAAGTTCAGGAATTATATTGTGGTCTTTCTGCTGTGTATAAGGATGATATTTTATCCATTATTCGTTATTGTGAAAATAATCTGATCCGCTTTTATAGCGTACCTTCTCTTCGCAATTATGTGAAACGGCAGTTGCAGCTGACTTTACTGGGGGATGTGCCTGTGTTGTCTATTCGTTGTGAACCTTTGCAGAAACCAATGAACCGTTGGATGAAACGATGTTTTGATTTACTATGTTCTTCTTTGTTCCTGATAACTGTCTTTCCGATATTATATATTGTTGTGGGAACGATCATTAAAATCACTTCTCCGGGACCTATCTTTTTCAAGCAGGATCGTAACGGTGAAAATGGGGAGATTTTTCAGTGTTATAAGTTCCGCTCAATGAAGGTGAACAAGGATTCTGATAAAATTCAGGCTACGAAGAATGACCCGCGCAAGACAAAGTTCGGCAACTTCTTAAGAAAGAGTAATCTGGATGAGATGCCTCAATTTATCAATGTCTTTAAAGGGGAAATGTCTCTTGTAGGTCCTCGTCCCCACATGCTGAAGCATACAGAAGAATATTCCCAGCTGGTGGATAAATATATGATGCGTCATTTGGTGAAACCCGGTATTACGGGCTGGGCACAAGTGACAGGTTTTCGCGGGGAGACTAAAAAGGTATCTCAGATGGAAGGACGTGTGAAACGTGATCTTTGGTACATTGAGAATTGGACTTTTTTGCTGGACCTTCGTATTATGGTGATGACAGTGGTGAATATGTTCCGTGGAGAAAAGAATGCTTATTGA
- the rfbC gene encoding dTDP-4-dehydrorhamnose 3,5-epimerase encodes MEIIKTEIDGVVIIEPRIFCDERGYFFESFSQQEFDKKVIPINFVQDNESMSSYGVMRGLHFQKMPYTQSKLVRCVKGAVLDVAVDIRKGSPTYGQHVAVELSEDNHRQFFIPRGFAHGFSVLTEIAVFQYKCDNFYAPQADGGIQLIDGSLGIDWRIPPSKTILSEKDLKHPLLAEYDSPFDYNTNLYE; translated from the coding sequence ATGGAAATAATAAAAACAGAGATAGACGGTGTGGTGATTATTGAACCTCGTATTTTTTGTGATGAGAGAGGCTATTTTTTTGAGTCGTTTTCACAGCAGGAATTTGACAAGAAAGTAATCCCCATAAACTTTGTACAAGATAATGAAAGCATGTCTAGTTATGGTGTGATGCGTGGTCTCCATTTCCAGAAGATGCCTTACACTCAGAGTAAACTGGTACGATGTGTAAAAGGTGCGGTTTTGGATGTGGCAGTGGATATCCGTAAAGGCAGCCCGACTTATGGGCAACATGTGGCTGTGGAATTATCTGAGGATAATCATCGTCAGTTTTTTATACCTCGCGGCTTTGCACATGGCTTTTCTGTTCTAACGGAAATAGCTGTTTTCCAGTACAAGTGCGATAATTTTTATGCTCCTCAGGCGGATGGTGGTATTCAGCTGATTGATGGAAGTCTGGGCATTGATTGGCGAATACCGCCCAGCAAGACTATTCTGAGTGAAAAAGATTTGAAGCATCCTCTGTTGGCTGAATATGATTCTCCCTTTGATTACAATACAAATTTATACGAATGA